One Malania oleifera isolate guangnan ecotype guangnan chromosome 10, ASM2987363v1, whole genome shotgun sequence genomic region harbors:
- the LOC131166187 gene encoding uncharacterized protein At5g41620-like isoform X2, producing MEREEKGKEREAEKQGVMGKKLKRGGLVGKRGGPCTPSPTWRIGFSGDNDDDDGRVNSIKQPGFRATVSARKLGANLWEIQPHLPLSKMSKGLPHRRRRHRFKDQSFELPTTHLPHDPPHSPTAQPESASSLRRHVVASLLQHHQPIERNGRALEPVSPASYSSSMEVAPYNPVVPPLSSLNLKDRIGESSYNLKTSTELLKVLNHIWSLEEQHASNIAMGKALKMELDHSRVRIKELLQEKRRDQQEMDDLIKKIAEDKLVRKSKEQDRIKAAVQSVRDELDDERRLRKHSESLHRKLARELSEVKSSFSIALKEFERERRARILLEDLCDEFAKGIRDYEQKVRSLKHKPEKDRAGKENPDRLVLHISEAWLDERMQMKLTEARSDTAEKKSIVDKLSFEIETFLRAKESVGPREDTKSTKSSLNELKESCLRRHSLESFHLKEAVSAPKNVDDEDSTGSDLHGFELPNRAVGKLSNGNCKQHDKNALKGPLEEVRKLDPKKQIGSLEIVQVHNLPSQQMQFEEHMSGAMPSIEKMTQLAGTEQREIGGDSSVQIKNGQNFEITGATQEGSLERTNKQVETRGLNLNHRLENLVRNHSSSLQGEKLRSANNCRGDSHDQSLFVGHTSPVQQWRSRFTSLDPEVSESSTKRPQSLKENTLKAKLLEARVAKEQYTKFKPGYEWLKSCREMEVAQI from the exons atggagagagaagAAAAGGGTAAAGAGAGGGAGGCGGAAAAGCAGGGAGTAATGGGGAAAAAGTTGAAACGCGGAGGTTTGGTAGGGAAAAGAGGGGGCCCTTGCACTCCATCGCCCACATGGAGAATTGGGTTCTCTggtgataatgatgatgatgatggccGCGTCAATTCCATCAAACAACCTGGCTTCAGGGCCACCGTCTCTGCCAGAAAGCTGGGCGCTAACCTCTGGGAAATTCAGCCCCACCTCCCTCTTTCTAAGATGAGCAAAGGACTTCCCCACCGCCGACGCCGCCATCGCTTCAAGGACCAATCCTTTGAGCTTCCCACCACTCACTTGCCTCACGACCCTCCCCATAGCCCAACCGCTCAG CCAGAAAGTGCAAGTAGTTTGAGGAGGCATGTTGTAGCATCACTCCTGCAGCACCATCAGCCGATTGAAAGGAATGGACGGGCTCTTGAGCCTGTCTCTCCTGCAAGTTACAGTAGCTCAATGGAG GTGGCACCCTATAACCCTGTAGTCCCTCCCTTAAGTTCATTGAACTTGAAAGATAGGATTGGTGAGTCAAGTTATAATCTTAAAACGTCTACAGAGTTACTCAAAGTACTCAATCACATCTGGAGTCTGGAAGAACAGCATGCCTCAAATATAGCAATGGGGAAAGCACTGAAAATGGAACTGGATCATTCTCGAGTGCGAATCAAAGAACTGCTACAGGAGAAGCGAAGAGATCAGCAAGAAATGGATGACTTAATAAAGAAAATTGCAGAGGATAAACTTGTTAGGAAAAGCAAGGAGCAAGATCGAATTAAAGCAGCTGTTCAATCAGTGCGAGATGAACTAGACGATGAGAGAAGGTTGAGAAAGCATTCTGAAAGCCTCCATCGTAAGCTCGCAAGAGAGCTCTCTGAGGTGAAATCCTCTTTCTCAATTGCcttgaaagaatttgaaagagAAAGAAGAGCAAGGATTCTTCTGGAAGACCTATGTGATGAGTTTGCGAAGGGAATAAGGGATTATGAACAAAAGGTACGGTCCTTGAAGCACAAGCCTGAGAAGGATCGAGCTGGCAAGGAAAATCCTGATCGGCTGGTTCTTCATATTTCAGAAGCATGGCTTGATGAGCGGATGCAGATGAAACTCACAGAAGCTCGGTCTGATACTGCAGAAAAGAAATCAATTGTTGATAAGTTAAGCTTTGAAATAGAAACCTTTCTTCGAGCTAAAGAATCTGTTGGTCCTAGGGAAGACACTAAATCTACTAAATCATCCCTGAATGAACTGAAGGAGAGTTGCTTACGTCGTCATTCTTTAGAGTCCTTCCACTTGAAGGAGGCTGTAAGTGCACCTAAAAATGTAGATGATGAAGATTCTACTGGCAGCGATTTGCATGGTTTTGAACTGCCCAATCGTGCTGTAGGAAAGCTGAGTAATGGCAACTGCAAACAACATGACAAGAATGCTCTCAAAGGTCCTCTTGAGGAAGTAAGGAAACTGGATCCAAAAAAACAAATTGGGTCATTGGAAATTGTCCAGGTTCATAATTTGCCCAGCCAGCAAATGCAGTTTGAAGAACATATGTCTGGGGCCATGCCCTCTATTGAAAAAATGACCCAGCTTGCGGGCACAGAACAAAGAGAAATAGGAGGAGACAGCTCAGTTCAAATAAAAAACGGCCAGAACTTTGAAATAACTGGGGCTACGCAGGAAGGTTCATTGGAAAGAACTAATAAACAAGTTGAAACCCGGGGATTGAACTTGAACCATAGGCTTGAAAACTTGGTCAGAAATCACTCATCATCATTGCAAGGTGAGAAACTTCGCTCTGCAAATAATTGCAGGGGAGACTCCCATGATCAGTCTCTATTTGTGGGTCATACCAGTCCCGTGCAACAGTGGAGGTCTAGATTCACATCTTTGGATCCTGAAGTCTCTGAATCATCTACAAAACGACCTCAAAGCCTAAAGGAGAATACCTTGAAGGCAAAGCTGCTTGAAGCAAG AGTTGCTAAAGAGCAATACACAAAATTCAAACCTGGTTATGAATGGCTCAAGAGTTGCAGGGAGATGGAGGTTGCTCAGATTTGA
- the LOC131166187 gene encoding uncharacterized protein At5g41620-like isoform X1, producing the protein MEREEKGKEREAEKQGVMGKKLKRGGLVGKRGGPCTPSPTWRIGFSGDNDDDDGRVNSIKQPGFRATVSARKLGANLWEIQPHLPLSKMSKGLPHRRRRHRFKDQSFELPTTHLPHDPPHSPTAQPESASSLRRHVVASLLQHHQPIERNGRALEPVSPASYSSSMEVAPYNPVVPPLSSLNLKDRIGESSYNLKTSTELLKVLNHIWSLEEQHASNIAMGKALKMELDHSRVRIKELLQEKRRDQQEMDDLIKKIAEDKLVRKSKEQDRIKAAVQSVRDELDDERRLRKHSESLHRKLARELSEVKSSFSIALKEFERERRARILLEDLCDEFAKGIRDYEQKVRSLKHKPEKDRAGKENPDRLVLHISEAWLDERMQMKLTEARSDTAEKKSIVDKLSFEIETFLRAKESVGPREDTKSTKSSLNELKESCLRRHSLESFHLKEAVSAPKNVDDEDSTGSDLHGFELPNRAVGKLSNGNCKQHDKNALKGPLEEVRKLDPKKQIGSLEIVQVHNLPSQQMQFEEHMSGAMPSIEKMTQLAGTEQREIGGDSSVQIKNGQNFEITGATQEGSLERTNKQVETRGLNLNHRLENLVRNHSSSLQGEKLRSANNCRGDSHDQSLFVGHTSPVQQWRSRFTSLDPEVSESSTKRPQSLKENTLKAKLLEARLEGQRSLSKASKELLKSNTQNSNLVMNGSRVAGRWRLLRFD; encoded by the exons atggagagagaagAAAAGGGTAAAGAGAGGGAGGCGGAAAAGCAGGGAGTAATGGGGAAAAAGTTGAAACGCGGAGGTTTGGTAGGGAAAAGAGGGGGCCCTTGCACTCCATCGCCCACATGGAGAATTGGGTTCTCTggtgataatgatgatgatgatggccGCGTCAATTCCATCAAACAACCTGGCTTCAGGGCCACCGTCTCTGCCAGAAAGCTGGGCGCTAACCTCTGGGAAATTCAGCCCCACCTCCCTCTTTCTAAGATGAGCAAAGGACTTCCCCACCGCCGACGCCGCCATCGCTTCAAGGACCAATCCTTTGAGCTTCCCACCACTCACTTGCCTCACGACCCTCCCCATAGCCCAACCGCTCAG CCAGAAAGTGCAAGTAGTTTGAGGAGGCATGTTGTAGCATCACTCCTGCAGCACCATCAGCCGATTGAAAGGAATGGACGGGCTCTTGAGCCTGTCTCTCCTGCAAGTTACAGTAGCTCAATGGAG GTGGCACCCTATAACCCTGTAGTCCCTCCCTTAAGTTCATTGAACTTGAAAGATAGGATTGGTGAGTCAAGTTATAATCTTAAAACGTCTACAGAGTTACTCAAAGTACTCAATCACATCTGGAGTCTGGAAGAACAGCATGCCTCAAATATAGCAATGGGGAAAGCACTGAAAATGGAACTGGATCATTCTCGAGTGCGAATCAAAGAACTGCTACAGGAGAAGCGAAGAGATCAGCAAGAAATGGATGACTTAATAAAGAAAATTGCAGAGGATAAACTTGTTAGGAAAAGCAAGGAGCAAGATCGAATTAAAGCAGCTGTTCAATCAGTGCGAGATGAACTAGACGATGAGAGAAGGTTGAGAAAGCATTCTGAAAGCCTCCATCGTAAGCTCGCAAGAGAGCTCTCTGAGGTGAAATCCTCTTTCTCAATTGCcttgaaagaatttgaaagagAAAGAAGAGCAAGGATTCTTCTGGAAGACCTATGTGATGAGTTTGCGAAGGGAATAAGGGATTATGAACAAAAGGTACGGTCCTTGAAGCACAAGCCTGAGAAGGATCGAGCTGGCAAGGAAAATCCTGATCGGCTGGTTCTTCATATTTCAGAAGCATGGCTTGATGAGCGGATGCAGATGAAACTCACAGAAGCTCGGTCTGATACTGCAGAAAAGAAATCAATTGTTGATAAGTTAAGCTTTGAAATAGAAACCTTTCTTCGAGCTAAAGAATCTGTTGGTCCTAGGGAAGACACTAAATCTACTAAATCATCCCTGAATGAACTGAAGGAGAGTTGCTTACGTCGTCATTCTTTAGAGTCCTTCCACTTGAAGGAGGCTGTAAGTGCACCTAAAAATGTAGATGATGAAGATTCTACTGGCAGCGATTTGCATGGTTTTGAACTGCCCAATCGTGCTGTAGGAAAGCTGAGTAATGGCAACTGCAAACAACATGACAAGAATGCTCTCAAAGGTCCTCTTGAGGAAGTAAGGAAACTGGATCCAAAAAAACAAATTGGGTCATTGGAAATTGTCCAGGTTCATAATTTGCCCAGCCAGCAAATGCAGTTTGAAGAACATATGTCTGGGGCCATGCCCTCTATTGAAAAAATGACCCAGCTTGCGGGCACAGAACAAAGAGAAATAGGAGGAGACAGCTCAGTTCAAATAAAAAACGGCCAGAACTTTGAAATAACTGGGGCTACGCAGGAAGGTTCATTGGAAAGAACTAATAAACAAGTTGAAACCCGGGGATTGAACTTGAACCATAGGCTTGAAAACTTGGTCAGAAATCACTCATCATCATTGCAAGGTGAGAAACTTCGCTCTGCAAATAATTGCAGGGGAGACTCCCATGATCAGTCTCTATTTGTGGGTCATACCAGTCCCGTGCAACAGTGGAGGTCTAGATTCACATCTTTGGATCCTGAAGTCTCTGAATCATCTACAAAACGACCTCAAAGCCTAAAGGAGAATACCTTGAAGGCAAAGCTGCTTGAAGCAAGGTTAGAGGGGCAGCGCTCTCTCTCAAAAGCTTCCAAAG AGTTGCTAAAGAGCAATACACAAAATTCAAACCTGGTTATGAATGGCTCAAGAGTTGCAGGGAGATGGAGGTTGCTCAGATTTGACTAA